The nucleotide sequence ATGAAGGATGCGGATATCCGCGACTTCATCGAACAGGTTTCCAGCATCAGTGGCCAGACGTTCGTCGTCGATCCGCGGGTCAAGGGCCAGGTCACCGTCGTCTCGCAGGCGCCGCTGGGGCTGAGCGAGGTCTACCAGCTGTTCCTCTCGGTGATGAGCACCCACGGTTTCTCGGTGGTGTCCCAGGGCGACCAGGCGCGCATCGTGCCCAATACCGAGGCCCGCGCCGATGGCTCCACGGGTGGCATCGACTCGCCCAACACCATGGAAACCCGCGTGATCCAGGTGCAGCAGAACTCGGTGAACGAGCTGATTCCGCTGATCCGCCCGCTGGTTCCGCAATACGGCCACCTGGCCGCGGTGCTGTCGGCCAATGCGCTGATCATCAGTGACCGCCCGGCCAACATCACCCGCATCGAACAACTGGTGCGCCAGCTCGACCAGGCCAACCAGCAGGACTACACCGTCTACGACATGAAGCACGCCTGGGTGATGGATGCCGCCGAGGTGCTCAACAACACCCTCAACCGCGGCCAGGCCAAGGGCACCAGCGCCGCCCAGGTGATCGCCGACCGGCGCACCAACCGCCTGATCCTGCTTGGCCCGGAAGAGGCGCGCAGCAAGATGCTGGCCCTGGCGCGTTCCATCGACACGCCCTCCTCGCGCTCGGCCAACACCCGCGTCATCCGCCTGCGCCATAACGACGCCAAGGCCCTGGCGCAGACCCTGGGCGAAATCAGCGAAACGTTGAAATCCGCCGAAGGTGGCGGCGCCGAAGGCGGTGGCGGCAAGCCCAAGCAGATGCTGATCCGCGCCGACGAGAGCCTCAATGCCCTGGTCATCCTCGCCGACCCGGACACCGTGACCATGCTCGAGGACATCGTCCGTCAGCTCGACGTGCCACGTGCGCAGGTGCTGGTCGAGGCCGCCATCGTCGAGATTTCCGGCGACATCCGCGATGCCCTCGGCGTGCAGTGGGCCGCGCGGGGTGACAACGGCATTGGCGGGGTCAACTTCAACAACACCGGGATTTCCATCGGCACCCTGATCGGCGCACTGCAGGAAGAGGAAATCCCCGCCACCCTGCCCAACGGCGCGATCATCGGCATCGGCAACGGCACCTTCGGTGCGCTGATCACCGCGCTGTCGTCCAACAGCAAGAGCAACCTGCTGTCGACCCCGACCCTGCTGACCCTGGACAACCAGGAGGCGGAAATCCTGGTCGGCCAAAACGTGCCGTTCCAGACCGGCTCCTACACCACCGCCACCGACGGTGCGAGCAACCCGTTCACCACCATCGAGCGCCAGGACATCGGCGTGACGCTCAAGGTCACCCCGCATATCAACGAAGGTGCCACCCTGCGCCTGGAGATCGAACAGGAAATCTCCTCGCTGGTGCCCTCGCCGGCCAACGTCACGGTGTCCGACGTGATCACCAACAAGCGCTCGATCAAGAGCACCATCCTCGCCAGCGACGGCCAGGTCATCGTGCTCGGCGGCCTGATCCAGGACGACGTCACCCGCAGCGACTCCAGGGTGCCGATCCTCGGCAGCATTCCCCTGCTGGGGCGGCTGTTCCGCTCCACCGAGGACACCCACGTCAAGCGCAACCTGATGGTCTTCCTGCGCCCGGCCATCGTCCGCGACGCCAATGGCCTGGCGGGGCTCAGCAGCAAGAAGTACAGCGACTTGCGCGTGCTCAGCCAGCCTGCCGAAGGCCCGAGCATCCTGCCGGCGGAAGCCCGCCGCCTGTTCGACCGCCAGGACAGCTACGGCGAGCCGACCATCGACCTGCGCCCACAGCAGTAGATACCCGCCAGCCAAAACGACTACGCCGCGTCCTGTTATGCAGGACGCGGCGTAGTCGTTTCAGGCAGTGCCACGTGCAGCGGGCGAGTCATTCGCCCGCGATGCGCCTCACAATGCAGCGAGACCGCGAGCCAGGTCGGCCTTCAGATCGGCCAGGTCTTCCAGGCCCACGGCAACGCGAATCAGGTTGTCGCGAATCCCGGCATTGCCGCGCTCTTCGGCCGACAGGCGTCCGTGCGAGGTGGTCGCCGGGTGGGCGATGGTGGTCTTGGTGTCACCGAGGTTGGTGGTGATCGAGATCACTCGCGTGGCATCGATGAAACGCCAGGCCGCCTCCTTGCCCCCCGCCACCTCGAAACTGACCACCGCACCGAAGGCACTCTGCTGACGCGTGGCCAGTTCATGCTGCGGATGGCTGGGCAGGCCGGCGTAGTAGACACGCTCGATGCCCGGCTGCTGCTCCAGCCACAGGGCCAGCTGCAGTGCGCTGGCGCAATGCGCCTGCATGCGCACGCGCAGGGTTTCCAGGCCCTTGAGGAAGATCCAGGCGTTGAACGGGCTGAGGGTCGGCCCGGCAGTGCGCAGGAAGCCGACCACACCTTCCATCTGCGCCTTGTAGCCGGCGACCACGCCGCCCATGCTGCGGCCCTGACCGTCGATGTACTTGGTCGCCGAATGCATGACGATGTCGGCGCCGAGCTTCAGCGGCTGCTGCAGCGCAGGGGTGCAGAAGCAGTTGTCCACCGCCAGCAGCGCGCCACGGGCATGGGCGATTTCCGCCAGTGCGGCGATATCGACCAGTTCGGCCAGCGGATTGGACGGCGACTCGACGAACAGCAGCTTGGTGTTGGCCTTGAACGCCGCCTGCCAGGCCGACAGGTCGGCCAGCGGCACGTAGTCGACCTGCACGCCGAAGCGCTTGAGGTACTTCTCGAACAAGCTGATGGTCGAGCCGAACACACTGCGCGAGACCAGTACGTGGTCGCCCGCGCTGCACTGGCTCATGACGATGGCGAGGATCGCCGCCATGCCCGACGACGTGGCGACCGCCTGCTCGGCGCCCTCCAGCGCGGCGATGCGCTCCTCGAAGGCGCGCACGGTGGGATTGGTGTAGCGCGAATAGACGTTACCCGGCACTTCACCGGCAAAACGCGCGGCAGCATCGGCGGCGGTGCGGAACACGTAGCTGGAGGTGAGGAACATCGCCTCGCCGTGCTCGCCTTCCGGCGTGCGGTGCTGCCCTGCCCTGACCGCCAGGGTGTCGAAACCGACACCCTCGAGGTCACTGTCCAGACGTCCTGCATCCCAATCCTGGCTCATCGCGCCGTCCTCAGTCGTTGTGCAGGTCGATGATCGCGCTAACCGCTTCGGCCGTAGCCTTGCTGGCATCGTTGCGCGCCTGTTCGATCTTGTTCAGGTAGACCTCGTTGACGTCCCCGGTGACGTACTCGCCGTCGAACACCGCGCAGTCGAAATGCTCGATCTTGACCTTGCCGCCGCCGACCGCTTCCTTCAGGTCAGCGAGGTCCTGGTAGATCAGCCAGTCGGCGCCGATCAGCTCGGCCACTTCATCGGTACTGCGGCCGTGAGCGATCAGCTCGTGCGGGCTGGGCATGTCGATGCCGTAGACGTTCGGATAGCGCACCGCCGGGGCCGCCGAGCAGAAGTAGACGTTCTTCGCGCCAGCTTCACGGGCCATCTGGATGATCTGCTTGCAGGTGGTGCCGCGTACGATGGAATCGTCCACCAGCATCACGTTCTTGCCGCGGAATTCCAGTTCGATGGCGTTGAGCTTCTGGCGTACCGATTTCTTGCGCGCCGCCTGGCCGGGCATGATGAAGGTACGGCCGATGTAGCGGTTCTTGACGAAGCCTTCACGGAACTTCACGCCCAGGTGGTTGGCCAGTTCCAGTGCCGAGGTGCGGCTGGTATCCGGAATCGGGATGACCACGTCGATGTCATGGTCCGGGCGCTCGCGCTGAATCTTCTCGGCCAGCTTCTCGCCCATGCGCAGGCGCGCCTTGTACACCGAGATGCCGTCCATCAGCGAGTCCGGGCGAGCCAGGTAGACGTGCTCGAAGATGCACGGCGAGTACTGCGGGTTCTCCGCGCACTGGCGGGTGTAGAGACGGCCGTCTTCGGTGATGTACACCGCTTCGCCCGGCGCCAGGTCACGGATCAGGGTGAAGCCGAGCACATCGAGGGCGACGCTCTCGGAGGCGATCATATATTCCACGCCGTTGTCGGTGTGACGCTGGCCGAAGACGATCGGACGGATCGCATGAGGGTCGCGGAAACCGACCACGCCGTAGCCGGTGATCATCGCCACCACCGCGTAACCACCCCGGCAACGGGCATGCACGCCGGCAACGGCCGCGAACACGTCCTCCTCGGTCGGCTGCAGCTTGCCGCGCACCGCCAGCTCATGGGCGAAGACGTTGAGCAGCACTTCCGAGTCGGAGTTGGTGTTGACGTGGCGCAGGTCGGACTCGTAGATCTCCTTGGCCAGCTGCTCGACGTTGGTCAGGTTGCCGTTGTGCGCCAGGGTGATGCCATACGGCGAGTTGACGTAGAACGGCTGCGCCTCGGCGGAGCTGGAGCTGCCCGCGGTCGGGTAGCGCACGTGGCCGATGCCAACCTGGCCGACCAGACGCTGCATGTGGCGCTGCTGGAAAACGTCCCGTACCAGGCCGTTGTCCTTGCGCAAAAACAACCGGCCATCATGGCTGGTCACGATGCCGGCAGCGTCCTGGCCGCGATGCTGGAGGACGGTGAGCGCGTCGTACAGAGACTGGTTGACGTTCGACTTACCGACAATACCGACGATGCCACACATGTGCCGCAACCCCTACGTTGTGAATCAGGCTAGAACTACAGGCTCTCGGGCAGTTTAGGCTGCAAGAGACCGTCTTTGAATGGAAGCTCGGCTGGCGCGCTGATACCGCTCGCCAACCACTGACTGGACAGACTCAGAATCAGATTCTTCGACCAGTCGGCGACCATCAGAAAATGCGGCATCAGGGTCGACTGCTGCCACCATTCATCCTGTTGCACCGGTGCCAGGCTGACCAGACCGATCAGCACTACCACCAGCAAGGCCCCGCGCGCTGCGCCGAAGACCATGCCGAGAAAACGGTCGGTGCCTGACAGGCCGGTTACCCGGATCAGCTCACCGATGAGGAAATTGACCAGTGCGCCCACCAGCAAAGTGGCGATGAACAGAATGGCGCAGGCGGCGATGACGCGCATCGACGGTGTTTCGATGAATTCCGTGAGGTGCTGCGAGAGGGCCCCGCCGAACATCCAGGCGACCACACCTGCGATGATCCAGGTCAGCAGCGACAGGGCTTCCTTGAAGAAACCGCGCTTGAGGCTGATCAAACTGGAAATGGCGATGACGGCGATGATCGCCCAATCGACCCAAGTGAATGCCACGATGCTGCCTACAGACGGGAAAGGCGGCGGATTTTAACAGAGCAAAGCCCCGCCGGGTAAGTCGGGGCTTTTATATCAGCGTGATAGAGAGGATCAGGCCTTTTCCGGCTGGAAACGCACCACGAAACCGTTGAGCTTGTGCTGGCGATTGAGCTGATCGCGCAGGCGATCGGCTTCGGCACGCTCGATCAGCGGTCCGACGAAGATCCGGTTCATGCCATCGACGCTGCGGATGTAAGCGTTATAGCCCTGGCTACGCAGCTTCTTCTGCAGCTCTTCGGCGCCCGGACGGCTGGACAGGCTGGCCAGCTGGATCGACCAGCTCACCGGCAGGCTGCTGGCATCCAGACGCTTGGGCTCGCTGACAGCAGGCTTGACCGGAACGGCCTGTGGCGTGGCAGGGGCTTGTGCAACGACCGGAGCGGGCTCCTCCGCAGCAGGCTCAGCAGCCACCACGGGGGCATCCAGCGGCTCGACCGGCGGCACGGCCTCTTCGGCGACAGGCTGCGGCACTTCGACCGGGTCGAGCGCGACTTGCGGCATGGCTGGCGCCTGCGGCATGGCCGGCGCATCGACCGACACCTGACGCAGCTCGTCCTCGCGGGAAAACAGCATGGGCAGGAATATCACCGCCAGGGCGAGCAGTACCAGCGCGCCGACGATTCTCTGTTTTAGTCCCCTATCCAGCACTGCCATCCGCGGCCTCCACCTGGTGCTCCAGCCACTCAAGGGCCTCGGCTACGCAATAAAAAGATCCGAACACGAGGATTTCATCCCCATCCTGCGCCTGTTCGCATTGCGCCTGCAGCGCCTGCGTCACGCCGGTATAGGACGCCACTGGCGCCTGCAGGTTGCATAGCAATGCCTGCAACTCCGCCGCAGGCCTGCTGCGCGGAGTCGGCAGCGGCGCGACCGCCCAGTGCTGCACTTCCGCCAGCAGCGGCATGACCACACCCAACAAATCCTTGTCAGCCAGCAGGCCGAATACCGCCAGGCGACGAACCACCGGACGCGCCAACAGGCGCATGGCCAAGTACTCCGCTGCGTGGGGATTATGCCCAACATCCAGCAGCAGCGTCAGCGCCTTGCCGTTCCAGCATATTTCCCGACGATCCAGCCTCCCGGTAACGCGTGTGGCTCGAAGCGCCGTGTGAATCTGCGCAACATCCCAAGGCAATTGCAACAAGGCATAGGCCTGCAGCGCCAGCGCGGCATTTTCCATCGGCAGGTCGAGCAGCGGCAGGTCGTGCAGCTCCAGTACCCGACCATCACGACTCAGCCCCGCCCACTGCCAGGCGTGTTCATCGATCGTGCAGTGATAGTCGCGACCACGCAGGAATAGCGGGCAATCGAGCTGCGCGACCTGCTCCAGCAAAGGCTCCGGCGGGTCGACATCACCGCACAGCGCCGGGCGACCCTGACGAAAGATGCCGGCCTTCTCGAAGGCCACGGACTCACGGGTGTCACCCAGCCAGTCGGCGTGATCCAGGCCGATGCTGGTGACCAATGCCAGGTCGGCATCGATCAGGTTGACCGCATCCAGACGCCCACCCAGGCCGACCTCCAGCACCACGGCATCGAGCCCCGCCCGCTCGAACAGCCAGAATGCCGCCAGTGTGCCCATCTCGAAATAGGTCAGGGTGATGTCGCCGCGAGCAGCTTCCACCGCGGTGAACGCGGCGCAGAGTTCGGCATCGGTCGCTTCGCGCCCGTCGAACTGGACGCGCTCGTTGTAACGCAGCAGGTGTGGCGAACTGTAGACGCCGACCTTGAGGCCCTGCGCCATCAGCAACGAAGCGAGAAACGCACAGGTGGAGCCCTTGCCGTTGGTACCGGTAACGGTGATAACCCTCGGCGCCGGGCGACCCAGGCCAAGCTGCTCGGCTACCCGGCGACTGCGCTCCAGCCCCATATCGATGGCACTGGGGTGCAACTGCTCAAGGTAGGCAAGCCATTCGGCGAGGGTACGTTCGGTCATGCGGTGGCCGGAACCTGTGCAGGGGTCGGACGGTGCTGCAGTTGCGCAAGCAGGTTACCCAGGCGCGTACGCAGCTCCTGACGATGGATGATCATGTCGATCGCGCCATGCTCCAGAAGGAACTCGCTGCGCTGGAAGCCTTCCGGCAGCTTCTCGCGCACGGTCTGCTCGATCACGCGCGGGCCGGCGAAGCCGATCAGGGCGCGCGGCTCGGCGACGATCACGTCACCCAGCATGGCCAGACTGGCGGAGACACCGCCGTACACCGGATCGGTCAGCACGGAGATGAACGGCAGGCCTTCTTCGCGCAAACGCGCCAGCACGGCGGAAGTCTTGGCCATCTGCATCAGGGAAATCAGCGCTTCCTGCATGCGTGCGCCACCGGACG is from Pseudomonas sp. PDM14 and encodes:
- a CDS encoding O-succinylhomoserine sulfhydrylase; translated protein: MSQDWDAGRLDSDLEGVGFDTLAVRAGQHRTPEGEHGEAMFLTSSYVFRTAADAAARFAGEVPGNVYSRYTNPTVRAFEERIAALEGAEQAVATSSGMAAILAIVMSQCSAGDHVLVSRSVFGSTISLFEKYLKRFGVQVDYVPLADLSAWQAAFKANTKLLFVESPSNPLAELVDIAALAEIAHARGALLAVDNCFCTPALQQPLKLGADIVMHSATKYIDGQGRSMGGVVAGYKAQMEGVVGFLRTAGPTLSPFNAWIFLKGLETLRVRMQAHCASALQLALWLEQQPGIERVYYAGLPSHPQHELATRQQSAFGAVVSFEVAGGKEAAWRFIDATRVISITTNLGDTKTTIAHPATTSHGRLSAEERGNAGIRDNLIRVAVGLEDLADLKADLARGLAAL
- the gspD gene encoding type II secretion system secretin GspD, with the protein product MSQPKSMSPKHLPLALCLAIGCASLPLLAQAAEPAAISAQQNETWTINMKDADIRDFIEQVSSISGQTFVVDPRVKGQVTVVSQAPLGLSEVYQLFLSVMSTHGFSVVSQGDQARIVPNTEARADGSTGGIDSPNTMETRVIQVQQNSVNELIPLIRPLVPQYGHLAAVLSANALIISDRPANITRIEQLVRQLDQANQQDYTVYDMKHAWVMDAAEVLNNTLNRGQAKGTSAAQVIADRRTNRLILLGPEEARSKMLALARSIDTPSSRSANTRVIRLRHNDAKALAQTLGEISETLKSAEGGGAEGGGGKPKQMLIRADESLNALVILADPDTVTMLEDIVRQLDVPRAQVLVEAAIVEISGDIRDALGVQWAARGDNGIGGVNFNNTGISIGTLIGALQEEEIPATLPNGAIIGIGNGTFGALITALSSNSKSNLLSTPTLLTLDNQEAEILVGQNVPFQTGSYTTATDGASNPFTTIERQDIGVTLKVTPHINEGATLRLEIEQEISSLVPSPANVTVSDVITNKRSIKSTILASDGQVIVLGGLIQDDVTRSDSRVPILGSIPLLGRLFRSTEDTHVKRNLMVFLRPAIVRDANGLAGLSSKKYSDLRVLSQPAEGPSILPAEARRLFDRQDSYGEPTIDLRPQQ
- a CDS encoding CvpA family protein, producing the protein MAFTWVDWAIIAVIAISSLISLKRGFFKEALSLLTWIIAGVVAWMFGGALSQHLTEFIETPSMRVIAACAILFIATLLVGALVNFLIGELIRVTGLSGTDRFLGMVFGAARGALLVVVLIGLVSLAPVQQDEWWQQSTLMPHFLMVADWSKNLILSLSSQWLASGISAPAELPFKDGLLQPKLPESL
- the purF gene encoding amidophosphoribosyltransferase; its protein translation is MCGIVGIVGKSNVNQSLYDALTVLQHRGQDAAGIVTSHDGRLFLRKDNGLVRDVFQQRHMQRLVGQVGIGHVRYPTAGSSSSAEAQPFYVNSPYGITLAHNGNLTNVEQLAKEIYESDLRHVNTNSDSEVLLNVFAHELAVRGKLQPTEEDVFAAVAGVHARCRGGYAVVAMITGYGVVGFRDPHAIRPIVFGQRHTDNGVEYMIASESVALDVLGFTLIRDLAPGEAVYITEDGRLYTRQCAENPQYSPCIFEHVYLARPDSLMDGISVYKARLRMGEKLAEKIQRERPDHDIDVVIPIPDTSRTSALELANHLGVKFREGFVKNRYIGRTFIMPGQAARKKSVRQKLNAIELEFRGKNVMLVDDSIVRGTTCKQIIQMAREAGAKNVYFCSAAPAVRYPNVYGIDMPSPHELIAHGRSTDEVAELIGADWLIYQDLADLKEAVGGGKVKIEHFDCAVFDGEYVTGDVNEVYLNKIEQARNDASKATAEAVSAIIDLHND
- a CDS encoding SPOR domain-containing protein translates to MAVLDRGLKQRIVGALVLLALAVIFLPMLFSREDELRQVSVDAPAMPQAPAMPQVALDPVEVPQPVAEEAVPPVEPLDAPVVAAEPAAEEPAPVVAQAPATPQAVPVKPAVSEPKRLDASSLPVSWSIQLASLSSRPGAEELQKKLRSQGYNAYIRSVDGMNRIFVGPLIERAEADRLRDQLNRQHKLNGFVVRFQPEKA
- the folC gene encoding bifunctional tetrahydrofolate synthase/dihydrofolate synthase, with product MTERTLAEWLAYLEQLHPSAIDMGLERSRRVAEQLGLGRPAPRVITVTGTNGKGSTCAFLASLLMAQGLKVGVYSSPHLLRYNERVQFDGREATDAELCAAFTAVEAARGDITLTYFEMGTLAAFWLFERAGLDAVVLEVGLGGRLDAVNLIDADLALVTSIGLDHADWLGDTRESVAFEKAGIFRQGRPALCGDVDPPEPLLEQVAQLDCPLFLRGRDYHCTIDEHAWQWAGLSRDGRVLELHDLPLLDLPMENAALALQAYALLQLPWDVAQIHTALRATRVTGRLDRREICWNGKALTLLLDVGHNPHAAEYLAMRLLARPVVRRLAVFGLLADKDLLGVVMPLLAEVQHWAVAPLPTPRSRPAAELQALLCNLQAPVASYTGVTQALQAQCEQAQDGDEILVFGSFYCVAEALEWLEHQVEAADGSAG